The following proteins come from a genomic window of Pseudomonas sp. Z8(2022):
- a CDS encoding PQQ-dependent sugar dehydrogenase yields MLRSTRALSLGVLLVSTPLLALDYRIETFSEGLENPWALAFLPDGRLLVTERVGRLRIIEADGSVDPEPVAGLPEAFIAAQAGLMEVALDPDYGDNRWLYLTYAYGSPEANNTRLARARLVDGELHDFEVLFTAQPLKAGAAHYGGRIAFLADKTLVLTLGDGFDWREEAQNPASHLGKIVRLNRDGSVPQDNPLVGQEGAAPEIYSLGHRNVQGIFFDAEHDRLYSHEHGPRGGDELNLIEAGRNYGWPLATFGVDYTGARISPYTELPGLTAPLLHWTPSVAPSSLTLYRGELFPDWQGDLFVATLAERSVRRIRVHDGMLAGEEVLFEELEERIRDVRSGPDGALYLLTDNPQGRLLRVLPGE; encoded by the coding sequence ATGTTGAGAAGTACTCGCGCACTATCGCTCGGCGTCCTGCTGGTCAGTACGCCTTTGCTGGCGCTGGATTACCGTATCGAAACCTTCAGCGAAGGTCTGGAGAACCCCTGGGCGCTGGCCTTCCTGCCGGATGGCCGCCTGCTGGTCACCGAGCGCGTCGGGCGCCTGCGCATCATCGAAGCCGATGGCAGTGTCGACCCGGAGCCCGTTGCGGGTCTGCCCGAGGCTTTCATCGCTGCCCAGGCCGGCCTGATGGAAGTGGCGCTCGACCCGGATTACGGTGATAACCGCTGGCTGTATCTGACCTACGCATACGGCTCGCCGGAGGCCAACAACACGCGCCTGGCCCGTGCCCGGCTGGTGGACGGCGAACTGCACGACTTCGAAGTGCTGTTCACCGCCCAGCCGTTGAAGGCCGGCGCTGCGCATTACGGTGGGCGTATCGCCTTCCTGGCCGACAAGACGCTGGTGCTGACCCTGGGCGATGGCTTCGACTGGCGCGAAGAGGCGCAGAACCCGGCCAGTCACCTGGGCAAGATCGTGCGCCTGAACCGCGACGGCAGCGTGCCGCAGGACAATCCACTGGTGGGGCAGGAAGGCGCGGCGCCGGAGATCTACAGCCTGGGTCACCGTAACGTGCAGGGGATCTTCTTCGATGCTGAGCATGATCGCCTGTACAGCCACGAGCACGGCCCGCGCGGCGGTGACGAACTCAACCTGATCGAGGCCGGCAGGAACTACGGCTGGCCGCTGGCGACCTTCGGTGTCGACTACACCGGTGCCCGGATCAGTCCCTATACCGAGCTGCCCGGGCTGACCGCACCGCTGCTGCACTGGACGCCCTCGGTGGCACCTTCGAGCCTCACGCTGTATCGCGGTGAGCTGTTTCCGGACTGGCAGGGCGACCTGTTCGTTGCCACCCTGGCCGAGCGCAGCGTTCGCCGCATCCGTGTGCACGATGGCATGCTGGCCGGTGAAGAGGTGCTCTTCGAAGAGCTGGAAGAGCGCATCCGTGATGTTCGCAGTGGGCCGGACGGTGCGCTCTATTTGCTCACCGACAATCCGCAGGGGCGACTGCTGCGTGTGCTGCCGGGCGAGTGA
- a CDS encoding DUF2789 domain-containing protein, translating to MEKPVHSLPALFKQLGLPDDAASINAFISTHSPLPAECSLAEAPFWTPAQAALLREEILEDADWATVVDQLNVRLHG from the coding sequence ATGGAAAAGCCCGTTCACAGCCTGCCCGCGCTGTTCAAGCAACTCGGTTTGCCCGACGACGCCGCCAGCATTAATGCCTTCATCAGCACCCATTCGCCGCTGCCAGCCGAGTGCTCGCTCGCCGAAGCCCCGTTCTGGACGCCGGCGCAGGCCGCGCTGCTGCGTGAGGAAATTCTCGAAGACGCCGACTGGGCAACAGTGGTCGACCAGCTCAACGTGCGCCTGCACGGCTGA
- a CDS encoding YgjP-like metallopeptidase domain-containing protein, with product MAPLKYLQGYPVALQQQVRQLIADDRLGDYLAQRYPGRHEVQSDKALYGYVMALKQEHLKNAPAIDKVLYDNRLDLTHRALGLHTAISRVQGGKLKAKKEIRVASLFRDAAPVFLQMIVVHELAHLKEAEHNKAFYKLCDHMLPGYAQIEFDLRMYLTWREMTAAG from the coding sequence ATCGCACCGTTGAAATATCTACAGGGTTATCCGGTGGCCTTGCAGCAGCAGGTCCGCCAACTGATAGCCGATGACCGGCTGGGCGACTACCTGGCGCAGCGCTATCCGGGGCGACACGAAGTGCAGAGCGACAAGGCTCTCTACGGCTATGTGATGGCCCTGAAACAGGAACACCTGAAGAACGCACCGGCCATCGACAAGGTGCTTTACGACAATCGCCTCGACCTTACCCATCGTGCCCTGGGGCTGCACACGGCGATCTCGCGGGTGCAGGGCGGCAAGCTCAAGGCCAAGAAGGAGATTCGCGTCGCCTCGCTGTTTCGCGACGCCGCGCCGGTCTTTCTGCAGATGATCGTGGTGCACGAGCTGGCTCACCTGAAGGAGGCCGAGCACAACAAGGCCTTCTACAAGCTTTGCGACCATATGCTGCCGGGCTACGCGCAGATCGAGTTCGACCTGCGCATGTACCTGACCTGGCGCGAGATGACGGCAGCCGGTTGA
- a CDS encoding MliC family protein: MSGIRRAGLVAVALLLAACSSQPAAPEQWNRWVCDSQAEVQWRFADGSFEQVDVRLGGDDIVYRLTQERAASGVLYSDGRLSFHTKGEEGLVYWTATDDLIGRGCKAR; this comes from the coding sequence TTGAGCGGAATCAGACGGGCGGGGCTCGTGGCCGTCGCCCTGCTGCTGGCAGCCTGCAGCAGTCAGCCGGCGGCGCCGGAGCAATGGAATCGCTGGGTTTGTGACAGCCAGGCCGAAGTCCAGTGGCGTTTCGCCGATGGCAGCTTCGAGCAGGTGGATGTACGCCTGGGTGGCGACGACATCGTCTATCGTCTCACTCAGGAACGGGCCGCGTCCGGTGTGCTGTACAGCGACGGGCGCCTGTCCTTCCATACCAAGGGTGAGGAAGGCCTGGTCTACTGGACGGCCACCGATGACCTGATCGGCCGCGGCTGCAAGGCGCGGTAA
- a CDS encoding transcription elongation factor GreAB, producing the protein MDKNLLLQDVLTHLQADLEQARLAALTAHEAATHEENVAENKYDTLGLEAAYLASGQARRVEELRQTLITWRQLRPRSFDEAQGIELGALILLAGEDGHEQWLFLGPQGASMKLQHGGQAIQVLGNTAPLGRLLLGKRPGDEITLPVGQRLQVFEVLAVA; encoded by the coding sequence ATGGACAAGAATCTGCTGCTGCAAGACGTGCTCACCCATTTGCAGGCCGACCTCGAGCAGGCCCGCCTCGCCGCCCTTACCGCCCACGAAGCTGCCACTCACGAAGAGAATGTCGCCGAGAACAAGTACGACACCCTCGGTCTGGAAGCCGCCTATCTGGCCAGCGGGCAGGCACGCCGGGTCGAAGAGCTGCGCCAGACTCTGATCACCTGGCGCCAGCTGCGGCCGCGCTCATTCGACGAAGCGCAGGGCATCGAACTGGGCGCGCTGATTCTGCTGGCCGGCGAAGACGGTCATGAGCAGTGGCTGTTTCTCGGCCCGCAGGGCGCCAGCATGAAACTGCAGCATGGCGGACAGGCCATCCAGGTACTGGGCAATACGGCGCCGCTGGGTCGCCTGCTGCTCGGCAAGCGCCCCGGCGACGAAATCACTCTGCCGGTGGGCCAGCGCCTGCAGGTCTTCGAGGTGCTGGCAGTCGCCTGA
- the fba gene encoding class II fructose-bisphosphate aldolase (catalyzes the reversible aldol condensation of dihydroxyacetonephosphate and glyceraldehyde 3-phosphate in the Calvin cycle, glycolysis, and/or gluconeogenesis) — translation MALISMRQMLDHAAEFGYGVPAFNVNNLEQMRAIMEAADKTDSPVIVQASAGARKYAGAPFLRHLILAAIEEFPHIPVCMHQDHGTSPDVCQRSIQLGFSSVMMDGSLKEDGKTPADYDYNVRVTQQTVAFAHACGVSVEGELGCLGSLETGMAGEEDGVGAEGVLDHSQLLTDPEEAADFVKRTQVDALAIAIGTSHGAYKFTKPPTGDVLSIQRIKEIHARIPNTHLVMHGSSSVPQEWLKVINEFGGDIKETYGVPVEEIVEGIKHGVRKVNIDTDLRLASTGAIRRMMAEHPSEFDPRKFFAKTIDAMRDICIARYEAFGTAGNASKIKPISLENMYKRYASGELAAKVN, via the coding sequence ATGGCACTTATCAGCATGCGCCAGATGCTCGACCACGCCGCCGAATTCGGCTACGGCGTGCCGGCCTTCAACGTCAACAACCTCGAGCAGATGCGCGCCATCATGGAAGCCGCCGACAAGACCGATTCGCCGGTCATCGTCCAGGCCTCCGCTGGTGCCCGCAAGTACGCCGGTGCGCCGTTCCTGCGCCACCTGATCCTGGCCGCCATCGAGGAATTCCCGCATATCCCGGTGTGCATGCACCAGGACCACGGCACCAGCCCCGACGTGTGCCAGCGCTCCATCCAGCTGGGTTTCTCCTCGGTGATGATGGACGGCTCGCTGAAGGAAGACGGCAAGACCCCGGCCGACTACGACTACAACGTCCGCGTGACCCAGCAGACCGTGGCCTTCGCCCATGCCTGCGGCGTGTCCGTGGAAGGCGAGCTGGGTTGCCTGGGCAGCCTGGAAACCGGCATGGCCGGTGAGGAAGATGGCGTCGGCGCCGAGGGCGTGCTGGATCACAGCCAGCTGCTGACCGACCCGGAAGAGGCTGCCGACTTCGTCAAGCGCACCCAGGTCGATGCCCTGGCCATCGCCATCGGCACCAGCCACGGCGCCTACAAGTTCACCAAGCCGCCAACCGGCGACGTGCTGTCGATCCAGCGCATCAAGGAAATCCACGCGCGCATTCCCAACACCCACCTGGTGATGCACGGCTCCTCGTCCGTTCCGCAGGAATGGCTGAAGGTGATCAACGAATTCGGCGGCGACATCAAGGAAACCTACGGTGTGCCGGTCGAGGAGATCGTTGAAGGCATCAAGCACGGCGTGCGCAAGGTCAACATCGACACCGACCTGCGTCTGGCCTCCACCGGTGCCATCCGCCGCATGATGGCCGAGCACCCGAGCGAGTTCGACCCGCGCAAGTTCTTCGCCAAGACCATCGACGCCATGCGTGACATCTGCATCGCCCGTTACGAAGCCTTCGGCACCGCCGGCAACGCCTCCAAGATCAAGCCGATCTCCCTGGAGAACATGTACAAGCGTTACGCCAGCGGCGAGCTGGCCGCCAAGGTCAACTGA
- a CDS encoding phosphoglycerate kinase produces the protein MTVLKMTDLDLAGKRVLIREDLNVPVKDGVVKSDARILASLPTIKLALEKGAAVLVCSHLGRPEEGVYSEEDSLAPVAAYLSKALGRDVPLVKDYLGGVEVKAGELVLLENVRFNKGEKKNSDELAQQYAALCDVFVMDAFGTAHRAQGSTHGVAKFAKVACAGPLLAAELEALGKALDKPARPMLAIVAGSKVSTKLDVLNSLADICDSLIVGGGIANTFLAAAGLPVGKSLYEADLVDTAKAIAAKVSVPLPVDVVVAKAFAEDAEATVKSVRDVAGDDMILDIGPQTAAQFAEMLKASQTILWNGPVGVFEFDQFGNGTKALAQAIAESPAFSIAGGGDTLAAIDKYGVAEKISYISTGGGAFLEFVEGKVLPAVEVLEQRAR, from the coding sequence ATGACCGTTCTGAAGATGACCGACCTCGACCTCGCCGGTAAGCGCGTGCTGATCCGCGAAGACCTCAACGTCCCGGTGAAGGATGGCGTGGTCAAGAGCGACGCGCGCATCCTCGCCTCGCTGCCGACCATCAAGCTGGCCCTGGAAAAGGGCGCGGCGGTGCTGGTCTGCTCACACCTGGGGCGTCCGGAAGAGGGTGTCTACAGCGAGGAAGACAGCCTGGCTCCGGTCGCTGCCTACCTGAGCAAGGCGCTCGGCCGCGACGTACCGCTGGTCAAGGACTACCTGGGCGGCGTCGAGGTCAAGGCCGGCGAGCTGGTGTTGCTGGAAAACGTGCGCTTCAACAAGGGCGAGAAGAAGAACAGCGACGAGCTGGCGCAGCAGTACGCGGCGCTGTGCGACGTGTTCGTGATGGACGCCTTCGGTACCGCCCACCGCGCCCAGGGTTCGACCCACGGCGTGGCCAAGTTCGCCAAGGTCGCCTGCGCCGGCCCGCTGCTGGCTGCCGAGCTGGAGGCGCTGGGCAAGGCGCTGGACAAGCCGGCGCGACCGATGCTGGCCATCGTCGCCGGCTCCAAGGTGTCGACCAAGCTGGACGTGCTCAACTCGCTGGCCGATATCTGCGACTCGCTGATCGTCGGCGGCGGCATCGCCAACACCTTCCTCGCCGCGGCCGGTCTGCCGGTGGGCAAGTCGCTGTATGAAGCCGATCTGGTCGACACCGCCAAGGCCATCGCGGCCAAGGTCAGCGTACCGCTGCCGGTGGATGTGGTGGTGGCCAAGGCCTTCGCAGAAGACGCCGAAGCCACCGTCAAGTCGGTGCGCGACGTGGCCGGGGACGACATGATCCTCGACATCGGCCCGCAAACTGCCGCGCAGTTTGCCGAGATGCTCAAGGCGTCGCAGACCATCCTGTGGAACGGTCCGGTCGGCGTCTTCGAGTTCGACCAGTTCGGCAACGGCACCAAGGCGCTGGCCCAGGCCATCGCAGAGAGCCCGGCGTTCTCCATCGCCGGTGGTGGCGACACCCTGGCGGCCATCGACAAGTACGGCGTGGCCGAGAAGATTTCCTACATTTCCACCGGTGGCGGCGCCTTCCTCGAATTCGTCGAGGGCAAGGTACTGCCGGCCGTGGAAGTGCTGGAGCAGCGCGCCAGGTAA
- the yccS gene encoding YccS family putative transporter, protein MPRPRLRQSLRRLWALDKFSASLRVFIALAGALALCWWQGWVHGLIPLFLGIIASALTETDDSWQGRLGAVLVTLGCFSAAAYAVEFLFPYPWLFVVALALSAFCLTLLGALGERFATLGSGTLILAVYSMIGVEQRGGVAGLWLEPLLLVAGAAWYGLLSVVWHGLFAHQPVQQSLARLFRELGKYLKLKAALFEPVRQLDVEQRRLELAQQNGRVVSALNAAKEIILHRVGNGRPGPKVNRYLKLYFLAQDIHERASSSHYPYNELAEAFFHSDVLFRCQRLLRLHGEACERLGSAIELRQPFEYRELCSQALEDLHASLDHLHLQSNPAWRSLLRSLGALAGNLASLDLLLGNASNPDALADEQDSSLLDREPHSLREVAERIGQQLTPTSLLFRHALRLSIALAAGYGLLHLIHPTQGYWILLTTLFVCQPNYGATRLKLVQRIIGTLFGLGLGWALFDLFPDPRIQALFAVVAGVAFFATRSTRYTLATTAITLLVLFCFNQVGDGYGLFLPRLIDTLLGGLIAGLAVFLILPDWQGRRLGRMLAGTLSCNSAYLRQIIAQYARGKRDDLGYRLARRNAHNADAALSTTLGNMLMEPGHFRKDADLGFRFLVLSHTLLSYLSALGAHRGEQLPQTAQAQLLEQAEVLAGSLDEIASGLRGEQPLAIHSDEEQALARSLEQIADDADERQRLVQTQLALICRQLAPLRTLAVHLQRDRH, encoded by the coding sequence ATGCCCCGACCTCGCCTCCGCCAATCGCTGCGCCGCCTCTGGGCGCTGGACAAGTTCAGCGCCAGTCTGCGGGTATTCATCGCCCTGGCCGGAGCCCTCGCGCTGTGCTGGTGGCAGGGCTGGGTGCACGGGCTGATCCCGCTGTTTCTGGGCATCATCGCCAGCGCCCTGACCGAGACCGACGACAGCTGGCAGGGCCGCCTCGGTGCGGTGCTGGTGACGCTGGGCTGCTTCAGCGCCGCGGCCTACGCGGTGGAATTTCTCTTTCCCTATCCCTGGCTGTTCGTCGTCGCCCTGGCGCTGTCGGCGTTCTGCCTGACCCTGCTTGGCGCTCTTGGCGAACGCTTCGCCACCCTCGGCTCAGGCACGCTGATCCTCGCCGTGTACAGCATGATAGGCGTCGAACAGCGCGGCGGCGTCGCCGGTCTGTGGCTGGAGCCGCTACTGCTGGTGGCCGGCGCCGCCTGGTACGGTCTGCTGTCGGTGGTCTGGCATGGTCTGTTCGCCCATCAGCCGGTGCAGCAGAGCCTGGCCAGGCTGTTCCGCGAGCTGGGCAAGTACCTCAAGCTCAAGGCGGCACTGTTCGAACCGGTACGCCAGCTGGACGTCGAGCAGCGGCGCCTGGAGCTGGCCCAGCAGAACGGGCGCGTGGTGTCGGCGCTCAATGCGGCCAAGGAGATCATCCTGCACCGGGTCGGTAACGGGCGCCCGGGGCCGAAGGTCAATCGCTACCTGAAGCTGTACTTCCTCGCCCAGGACATTCACGAGCGCGCCAGCTCCTCTCACTACCCCTACAACGAACTGGCCGAAGCCTTCTTCCACAGCGACGTGCTGTTTCGCTGCCAGCGCCTGCTGCGTCTGCACGGTGAAGCCTGCGAACGGCTGGGCAGCGCCATCGAACTACGTCAGCCCTTCGAATATCGCGAGCTGTGCAGCCAGGCACTGGAAGACCTGCATGCCTCGCTCGACCATCTGCACCTGCAGAGCAACCCGGCCTGGCGCAGCCTGCTGCGCTCGCTCGGCGCGCTGGCCGGCAACCTCGCCAGCCTCGACCTGCTGCTGGGCAACGCCAGCAACCCCGACGCCCTGGCCGATGAGCAGGACAGCAGCCTGCTCGATCGCGAGCCGCATTCGCTGCGTGAAGTGGCCGAACGCATCGGCCAGCAGCTGACCCCCACCTCGCTGCTGTTTCGCCATGCCCTGCGTCTGTCCATCGCCTTGGCCGCCGGTTACGGCCTGCTGCATCTGATTCACCCGACCCAGGGTTACTGGATACTGCTGACCACCCTGTTCGTCTGCCAGCCGAACTATGGCGCCACACGCCTGAAGCTGGTGCAGCGCATCATCGGCACACTGTTCGGCCTGGGGCTGGGCTGGGCGCTGTTCGACCTGTTCCCCGATCCGCGCATTCAGGCGCTGTTCGCCGTGGTCGCCGGAGTCGCCTTCTTCGCCACGCGCAGTACGCGCTATACCCTGGCCACAACGGCGATCACCCTGCTGGTGCTGTTCTGCTTCAACCAGGTAGGCGATGGCTACGGTCTGTTCCTGCCACGCCTGATCGACACCCTGCTTGGCGGCCTGATCGCCGGCCTGGCGGTGTTCCTGATCCTGCCGGACTGGCAGGGCCGACGCCTGGGGCGCATGCTCGCCGGTACGCTGAGCTGCAACAGTGCCTACCTGCGCCAGATCATCGCCCAGTACGCGCGCGGCAAGCGTGATGACCTCGGCTACCGCCTGGCCCGGCGCAACGCGCACAACGCCGATGCAGCGCTGTCCACCACCCTCGGCAACATGCTGATGGAGCCCGGTCACTTCCGTAAGGACGCCGACCTCGGCTTTCGCTTCCTGGTGCTGTCGCACACCCTGCTCAGCTACCTCTCCGCGCTTGGCGCGCACCGTGGTGAACAGTTGCCTCAAACCGCCCAGGCACAGCTGCTGGAGCAGGCCGAAGTGCTGGCGGGCAGCCTCGATGAAATCGCCAGCGGTCTGCGCGGCGAGCAGCCGCTGGCCATTCACAGCGACGAGGAACAGGCCCTGGCACGGAGCCTGGAGCAGATCGCCGACGACGCCGACGAGCGCCAGCGTCTGGTACAGACGCAACTGGCGCTGATCTGCCGCCAGCTCGCCCCGCTGCGTACCCTGGCGGTTCACCTGCAGAGGGATCGCCACTAG
- a CDS encoding diguanylate cyclase: MLANRHVAPAYMASLPALLLMCCLLLGSQVCHAATQLGDTTPAQDLYGLVDFLADPQGTLKLDDVRAANAPFEPSLKRRDLSFGYVPGVIWLRLALQSDARQTSTWRLELNYASLDEVRLYDIGADGVRESRSGDTVPYAERAVGHRYPVFEITLQPGEQRTLYLRVDSQGSMTLSGALMSLRDFEQHSQNGYLVHAIYFGVLIALGLYNLLLYLALRERPFLNYVLFMCAFGLSVLSLNGFGAQYLWSDAPWSNRMLPVSLTSAALLSVIFARSFLDTRQWLPRWDKVLLMLCVIIGIAISATLLLPVQRALQLMSLSGLIATLTLLVTSFVCVGYRVPGARLFALAWLMLLTGAVLLALRNFALIPSNFLTLYAMQIGSGLEMILLSFALAARFNELKRQREAALQLNEQILAKRVTERTLALEQANQRLSELALQDPLTGLANRTALQQHLDQALARCLRRGELLAVMLIDLDGFKPINDQHGHGFGDKVLAEIAGRLRQYIRDADLPARLGGDEFVVICENVQSAEDAQDMAKRLLEGLDTPMYLEDRAVRVGASIGIALTRGDDDATTMLRLADAAMYRAKADGRNRLQLAALPV; this comes from the coding sequence ATGCTTGCCAACCGACACGTAGCCCCTGCCTATATGGCCTCGTTGCCGGCCCTGCTGTTGATGTGCTGCCTGCTTCTGGGCAGCCAGGTCTGCCACGCGGCCACGCAACTGGGTGATACCACCCCGGCACAGGACCTTTACGGGCTGGTGGATTTTCTCGCCGACCCTCAGGGCACGCTGAAGCTGGACGATGTTCGCGCCGCCAATGCGCCGTTTGAGCCCTCGCTCAAGCGCCGTGATCTGAGCTTCGGCTATGTGCCGGGCGTGATCTGGCTGCGCCTGGCCCTGCAGTCGGACGCCCGGCAGACGAGTACCTGGCGCCTGGAGCTGAACTACGCCTCGCTGGATGAAGTGCGCCTGTACGACATCGGCGCCGATGGCGTGCGCGAATCACGCAGCGGCGACACCGTGCCCTACGCCGAGCGCGCCGTCGGCCATCGCTACCCGGTATTCGAGATCACTCTGCAACCTGGCGAGCAGCGCACGCTGTATCTGCGCGTCGACTCGCAGGGCAGCATGACCCTCAGCGGCGCCCTGATGTCGCTGCGCGATTTCGAACAGCACAGCCAGAACGGCTATCTGGTGCACGCCATCTACTTCGGCGTACTGATCGCCCTGGGTCTGTACAACCTGCTGCTGTATCTCGCCCTGCGCGAGCGCCCCTTCCTCAACTACGTGCTGTTCATGTGCGCCTTCGGCCTCAGCGTGCTGTCGCTCAACGGCTTTGGCGCACAGTACCTGTGGTCCGATGCACCCTGGAGCAACCGCATGCTGCCGGTCAGCCTGACCTCGGCGGCATTACTGTCGGTAATCTTCGCCCGCAGCTTTCTCGACACCCGCCAATGGCTGCCGCGCTGGGACAAGGTGCTGCTGATGCTGTGCGTGATCATCGGCATTGCCATATCGGCCACGCTGTTGCTGCCTGTACAGCGTGCGCTACAGCTGATGTCGCTGAGCGGCCTGATCGCCACTCTCACGCTGCTGGTGACCAGCTTCGTCTGTGTCGGCTACCGGGTGCCCGGTGCGCGCCTGTTCGCCCTGGCCTGGCTGATGCTGCTGACGGGCGCCGTGCTGCTGGCGCTGCGCAACTTCGCTCTGATTCCATCGAACTTCCTCACCCTGTACGCCATGCAGATCGGCTCGGGGCTGGAGATGATCCTGCTGTCCTTCGCCCTGGCGGCGCGCTTCAACGAACTCAAGCGCCAGCGTGAGGCCGCGCTGCAGCTCAATGAGCAGATCCTCGCCAAGCGGGTCACCGAACGCACCCTGGCACTGGAACAGGCCAATCAGCGCCTCAGCGAACTGGCGCTGCAGGACCCGCTGACCGGCCTGGCCAATCGCACCGCACTGCAGCAGCATCTCGATCAGGCACTGGCGCGCTGTCTGCGCCGCGGCGAACTGCTCGCGGTGATGCTGATCGACCTCGATGGCTTCAAGCCGATCAATGATCAGCATGGCCACGGCTTTGGCGACAAGGTACTGGCCGAAATCGCCGGACGCCTGCGCCAGTACATTCGCGATGCCGACCTGCCGGCGCGTCTGGGCGGCGACGAATTCGTGGTGATCTGCGAGAACGTACAGTCGGCCGAGGATGCCCAGGACATGGCCAAGCGCCTGCTGGAAGGGCTGGACACGCCCATGTATCTGGAAGATCGCGCCGTGCGCGTCGGCGCCAGCATCGGCATCGCCCTGACCCGCGGCGACGACGACGCGACCACGATGCTTCGTCTGGCAGACGCGGCCATGTACCGCGCCAAGGCCGATGGCCGTAACCGCTTACAACTGGCCGCCCTGCCCGTTTGA
- a CDS encoding glutathione S-transferase N-terminal domain-containing protein produces MIDLYYWTTPNGHKISIFLEEAGLEYRIVPVHIGKGEQFAPEFLKIAPNNRIPAIVDHVPADGGEPFALFESGAILEYLADKSGQFLPRETRARFTVLQWLYWQMGGVGPMAGQNHHFVRYAPEPIPYAIDRYVRETARLYAVLDRQLAGREYVADQYSIADMAIYPWAKLWKMQQQKLEDFPNMAAWLERIDARPAVQRAYALVEQVNNDPQALLTAEARKLLFGQGS; encoded by the coding sequence ATGATCGACCTGTACTACTGGACCACACCCAATGGCCACAAGATCAGCATCTTTCTCGAGGAGGCCGGACTGGAGTACCGCATCGTCCCGGTGCATATCGGCAAGGGCGAGCAGTTTGCTCCCGAGTTTCTCAAGATCGCGCCGAACAACCGCATCCCCGCGATCGTCGATCATGTGCCGGCCGATGGCGGTGAACCCTTCGCCCTGTTCGAATCCGGGGCAATCCTCGAGTACCTGGCCGACAAGAGCGGGCAGTTCCTGCCACGCGAGACACGTGCGCGTTTCACGGTGCTGCAGTGGCTGTACTGGCAGATGGGCGGTGTCGGCCCGATGGCGGGGCAGAATCACCATTTCGTGCGCTACGCACCGGAGCCGATTCCCTACGCCATCGACCGCTATGTGAGGGAAACCGCGCGGCTCTACGCTGTGCTGGATCGCCAGCTGGCCGGGCGCGAATATGTTGCCGACCAGTACTCTATCGCCGACATGGCCATTTATCCCTGGGCCAAGCTGTGGAAGATGCAGCAGCAGAAGCTGGAGGACTTCCCCAACATGGCGGCCTGGCTCGAACGCATCGATGCCCGCCCGGCCGTGCAGCGTGCCTACGCGCTGGTGGAGCAGGTCAACAACGACCCGCAGGCGCTGCTGACCGCCGAAGCACGCAAGCTGCTGTTCGGGCAGGGCAGCTAG